The genomic stretch GGAGGCAGGCTTCAAGACCATCATCGACCTGCGTTCACCCACGGAAAGCGGGGTCGCCGAGGAAGCCGCTGCCGCTGAGCGCATCGGGCTCCGCTATGTAAACATCCCAGTGACTCTGGTGACGCTCTCGCCAGAGAGCGTGCGGAAGGTAGCCGAAGTGTTGGACCGATCGGCGAATCGGCCAGTGCTGGTGCACTGTGCCACCGGCAATCGCGTCGGTGCCGTGATGGAGTTGTATCGTGAAGCGATCCACGGAGTGGCGCATGAGGCCGCTCGCAACGAAGCGCGTGCGATCGGCCTGCAGGCCCCGGAGATGATCGAGGCTGTGGAGCGGGTCCGACGCCAAATGCAATGAGGTCGTCAGCATGGGACTGCAGCGCGGACTTTCCACCACTTGCGTGCACGCGGGCGAGTTAGCAGACGCCCACGGGGCGCCGCACACGCCGATTTACAACTCAACGACCTTTGGTTTCCCGTCCACCGCGGCGCTGCTCGACGTCGTCGAGGGACGCCGCGAGGGAGCCCTTTACAGCCGCTACGGGATGAACCCGACCATCAGGAGCCTCGAGGCAAAGCTGGCGTGCCTCGAGCACGCCGAGGCCGCGTTCGCGTTTTGCTCCGGGATGGCTGCCGAGGCCGCGCTCTTCCTCGCCCACGGCCGGCGCGGCGTCGTCGTGCTCGGCGATGCCTATGGCGGAACGCTGGAGCTCGTCGGCCAGCAGCTCCCGGAGCTGGGTATCCGCACGCAGCTCCTCCTTGGGCACCAGCTGCCGCAGCTCGAAGGCGTCCTCCAACACGGCGTCGGCGTGGTGTTTTGCGAGACGCCCACCAACCCCGGCCTCGAGGTGTTCGACATTCGGCGTCTGGCAGACCTCGCGCACGCGCACGGAGCGCTGCTGGCGGTCGACAACACGTTCGCCACACCGGTGAATCAACAGCCGCTCGCCTTGGGCGCCGATCTGGTCGTGCACAGCGGGACGAAATACCTCGGCGGGCACAGTGATGTCACCGCAGGGGCATTGATGGGCCCGCGGCGGCTGCTCGACGCGGTGGGACCATGGCGCAAGAACCTCGGACAAGTGCCAGCGCCGGAGACCGCCGCGCTGCTGATGCGCAGCATCCGGACGCTCGTGGTCCGAGTGCGTCAGCAGAACGCCACCGCGGCCGCCGTCGCACAGGCGCTCCAGGGACACGCGCGCGTTCGCCGCGTGCTGTACCCTGGGTTGCGTGACTTTCCCGGGCACGACCTCGCATCGCGGCAGATGTCCGGCTTCGGTGGCATGCTCACCATTGAGCTAGACGGAGCCTTCGAAGACACGGCGAGCGTGGTCGACCGGCTGCGTCTGTTCACCATCGCGCCGAGCCTCGGGGGAGTCGAAAGTCTGGTAACACAGCCCGTGACAACCACTCACCACGGCCTGTCGCGAGAGGAACGGGCGCGTCGCGGGATCTCCGACTCGATGGTCCGCCTTTCGATCGGCCTCGAAGATGCGGAAGACTTGATCACAGACCTGCGTCAGGCCCTCGACGCCACCGCGTCGCCTCGGTGACGCGATGAGCTCAAGTGAACACGACGGACGCCCGAGAGCTCTGCGTTCACCGCTGGCGCGCCAACTCCCGCCTGAAGCGCGATAAGACGGAATACGCGCGCGATCTCGTGTCGCAAAGCGCCCGGTGCGACGGAACGATTGGCGGTGCTCAAGCTCGGTCCTCGGCGCCACGATTGCTTTCCCCGTCCAGTTCGAAATCTCGCAGTCCGGAGACGATTGGGATCTCCGAACGCAAGAACAAGCATGATCGTCGCCGAACTCATATCATGTGCGGGTTCGCGCCGCCGCCCAACGCCTCGGCAATGAGCCGCGCGGTCCTTTCGCGTCGGTCTCTATCGCTTTGTTCAGCTCGCGCCTACGTTCGCCCCACAACGCTCGGCGCTGAGCGGCCGGCGGACTGACGAATGCAGCAAGCAACCGCGACCATGCCGGTCCGCTCCAGCGCCGGGTTAGCGTGCTTCGCCGGCCTCGCGCTCGAAAGACTTACGCAAGGCCCGAAGTGCGAGGGGTGGGAAGTCCACCAACACGAAGTAGTCGGCTGGATACAAATAGTCTTCTCCGCTTTCATCGATCACTCGCAAGTCACCGTCCTGCTCCGCCTCCGAATCGGAAAGTACCCGATAGATCTTCCGGAGTTCGAGGGATGCTGGGTAGTCGGTGTTGTCGACGCAGACTGCGAACCTCTGACTGCTTTTCGCCATACTCGCTCCTACGACAGGTAACGTTTTCGTTTGAACTCCTTCTTGCCGATGCCGTGCGCTTCGTACCAGTGCAATTCTGCACGCCGAACCCGACCGTTGGCAAGCCGTATGGTCGCGGCACCCTTCAGCTTGCGCCACCGTCCCTTGCCGTATCGCCGCTGAAGGCGCCGGAGGTCACGGATCTCACGACCTGTCGCGATGGCCTCGGCACCAACGATCTCGCTTAAGATTTCAAAGCGCACGCACGCACATATGCCACGCCTCTGTCGAGCACGCTAACGCCCAGCGTTCACGCGCGCGTGTCCTTCCGCGCCTCGCGTGGAACGGTTTAGTCGGCCTGCCTCACAAGTTCAACAACATCGTGAATTACCGAGTCGAGCCGCCGATTGGAAAGTGAGCGGCGCGAGTATTGGAGCGCGGCCCGTTGCGCGTTCAGACTCGTGTTGAACATCTCGATTACCCGAGACTTTGTCCACTGCTTGTCGAGCGTGAGCGGTGAGATCGCGCTGAGCTCGGTATGCAGGGCCCACCCCTCGCCGTTGGCGTCGACGATTTTGAAAGTCCGACCCGAAGGAAGCCTAACTTTGCCCATGCGGCGCTCGAACTGCTGCGCGGTTGAACCTGCAACGAGTTCTCCATCGATGTTGCAGATGATCGGAAAGCGTGGCCGGCGGAACACGTACGTCAATTTGCAATCGCCCATCGCCGGTGGATACCACGGCTCACCGCAGGATTGGAACGTTGGGTGTTCACCGAATCCAGATACCGCGCACTGATGCCGAACTTCCTTGTGACCGAGAAGCTACTGGACCGTCCGAATGCCCTTCGACACGTCTTGCCGCTCAGGTCCGTCACTGCGAAGCCTGCGGCTTGAGGCCCTCGATCGTCACTTCGTGCGTCGCTCCATCATCGGTCTTGTACCAGAACCGTTGCGGTCCAGAGACGCCGAAGTCGGTGACGCGATGACCGTTCTCGAATGGCAGGCGTCGCAGAGGGACGTAGGTCGGAAAGGTCGGAATTCAATGGCGCCGTTATGGTATCCGACTCTTCCGACCTACGTCCCTTTGCGCCACCCATCAGGTGCTCGCAGGTGACAATGCCGAAGTTGACGATGGTGCGATGAACCCTGTGAGTGTGCCGTAGTCGCTCAGCTGGCGCAAAGTTCATTCCCGAAGCGAACAAACGTCA from Candidatus Binatia bacterium encodes the following:
- a CDS encoding protein tyrosine phosphatase family protein gives rise to the protein MLPRPVNVAIHWSVALVIAFVGVACGLRPAAPPAAWVGDEVMNYHRIENGLATANVITVAALPKLLEAGFKTIIDLRSPTESGVAEEAAAAERIGLRYVNIPVTLVTLSPESVRKVAEVLDRSANRPVLVHCATGNRVGAVMELYREAIHGVAHEAARNEARAIGLQAPEMIEAVERVRRQMQ
- a CDS encoding PLP-dependent aspartate aminotransferase family protein, which gives rise to MGLQRGLSTTCVHAGELADAHGAPHTPIYNSTTFGFPSTAALLDVVEGRREGALYSRYGMNPTIRSLEAKLACLEHAEAAFAFCSGMAAEAALFLAHGRRGVVVLGDAYGGTLELVGQQLPELGIRTQLLLGHQLPQLEGVLQHGVGVVFCETPTNPGLEVFDIRRLADLAHAHGALLAVDNTFATPVNQQPLALGADLVVHSGTKYLGGHSDVTAGALMGPRRLLDAVGPWRKNLGQVPAPETAALLMRSIRTLVVRVRQQNATAAAVAQALQGHARVRRVLYPGLRDFPGHDLASRQMSGFGGMLTIELDGAFEDTASVVDRLRLFTIAPSLGGVESLVTQPVTTTHHGLSREERARRGISDSMVRLSIGLEDAEDLITDLRQALDATASPR